The nucleotide sequence aaatttcatagaaaatcgtaACAAAAAGTCTAGAAAATTTCGTCTAAATTTAGATGTTTCTCGAAAAAAGCATTATAATAGCTAAGAAATgcggtaaaaatatttattgtttattgtaaattttccaagtaaaagatattattttgtattactaTATTCTATTagtttttaatgttgccataaAAATCCAATTTGGCATAGCTCCCCGTCAATACATTCAAGCAAACAGACCAAGCACTCACACTATTGTACTCCTAAGTAAATGTTAAATTCACAACTAGGCTACCTGTACAAAGGAAGAACAGAATGTTTTACTCGTACTTCTGTACAATGGTTATCACTTCGAAGTTAAAATGGAAGAAGAATAaggttttgtttaataaaaaatgatttgaagttgaatactaatatattttgtattgtttttggcgcaaaaaatttatatttttatatttgtatacatttctgtgatattttttctagagatattttaaataaaatgaaaagaaacacAAATTTGTGAAAACGATGAACCAATGAAGAACTTGATATCGTCTGGTGTATATCAAATTATCGATTTCAGATATATCGATGAATTTGCAgtacttcttttgtttttggcttgttatTTCATCGATAAGCTGTATTTTTGTTATTCTAAAACATGAACAAATTGTTGCAGCCGGTTTGTGAAACCAACCCATTAGTTTTCTTTGATATTACAATAGGAAATGAGTTTGGTAAATTTAATTTCCCACCCTAGTaagataaaatatttcaaaatcgtAATTTATCAATAGCTGGACGGATGGTTATTGAGCTCCGGAAAGATGTAGTGCCTAAGTCAGCAGAGAATATCCGTGCGCTCTGCACAGGAGAAAAAGGCAACGGTAAATTAGGCAAGCAGCTGCATTACAAAGGAATACGCTTCCATAAAGTCACTCGAGTGTATGTGGCGCAAAGTGGAGATGTAGTCAACAAGGACGGCACCAGCGGAGAGAGCATCTATGGGCCAATTTTCGAGGATGAAAACTTCACACTATTAGTGAGTCGAAATTTATTGACGTACTacaattttatctttatttactaggatttttacatatttacagcaTGAAGAAGGTGCTATTAGTATGGCTAATTATGGTGAGCCAAACACAAACAACTCGCAGTTCTTCATTGTCGCAGTGTCATGTAATAACCTTGATGGTACAAATGTGGTTGTCGGTAAAGTGTTGCGTGGTTTGGCTATCATCTCTGATATGGAGCTAGTTTCAAATGAAGATGGTGTACCGGAAGAGGTGAATTTGCCAAGATGAATTACTTCGTGAagttatgcattcatattttgCAGGATATAATAATTACAGACTGTGGAGAAATACATGCCGGAGAAGATTGGGGTTTTCTGGATAATGATGAGACTGATGATAAACTACCGCCTTACCCCCGAGATTGGGATAAAAAATTTACTCCATATACAGTAATTATTACGGATTAGCGCAATACAaagttatttttagttattcCATATATAGGGCGACGAAATGATAGCCTTGCTAACTGGTATACGTAGTGCAGGTAATCATTTTTTCACTCAACAACG is from Anastrepha ludens isolate Willacy chromosome 4, idAnaLude1.1, whole genome shotgun sequence and encodes:
- the LOC128859988 gene encoding peptidyl-prolyl cis-trans isomerase D; its protein translation is MNKLLQPVCETNPLVFFDITIGNEFAGRMVIELRKDVVPKSAENIRALCTGEKGNGKLGKQLHYKGIRFHKVTRVYVAQSGDVVNKDGTSGESIYGPIFEDENFTLLHEEGAISMANYGEPNTNNSQFFIVAVSCNNLDGTNVVVGKVLRGLAIISDMELVSNEDGVPEEDIIITDCGEIHAGEDWGFLDNDETDDKLPPYPRDWDKKFTPYTGDEMIALLTGIRSAGNHFFTQQRYYEARRKYRKANRYYNILRTRFEKEEFEYLIGTIEDLKKIDAFSVINQINLAAVELKLEKYDNAKTACNEALSFDEGCCKAYYRRGQASIALKDYENAIADLNRANEIMPGNKSVLSELSRAKKLLANYNRTQKEAMKNLFK